Proteins co-encoded in one Arachis hypogaea cultivar Tifrunner chromosome 13, arahy.Tifrunner.gnm2.J5K5, whole genome shotgun sequence genomic window:
- the LOC112737037 gene encoding uncharacterized protein gives MTSIVKEILASPIQMADTVSKMAEEAQNFRSDCLDIKAKTDKLAALLRQAARNSNDLYERPTRRIIEDTEQVLDKALILVDKCRANTFIKRLFTIIPTTALKKISMQLENSIGDVQWLLRVSASADERDDEYLGLPPIASNEPILCLIWEQIANLLSNGSVEERSDAAASLVSLARDNDRYGKLILEEGGVPPLLKLLKEGKLEGQQNAARAIGLLGKDPESVEHIVNAGVSSVFAKILKDGHMKVQIEVAWAISELAANHPKCQDHFSQNNCIRLLVSHLAFETIQEHSKYAVVNKHKMMNSNQDHFPSHPMGANQASTQMQNLVNAVKGNQPTVPAMTDHTSNINPKVVSDGGGNMNMNTITGTSSIGGREYEDPNTKAEMKAMAARALWQLCKGNLSICNNITESRALLCFAVLLEKGTDELRRYSALALMEITAVAEEHPDLRRSAFKPTSPAAKAVVEQFLNVIKKGDNSDLLIPCVRAVGNLARTFRATETRFIEPLVKLLDEREPEVSVEAVIALNKFACTDNFLHNTRSAIIEAGGAKHLVQLVYFAEQSVQIPSVILLCYVALHVPKSEALAQEDVPIVLEWCTKQGHLMADPDIEALLPEAKSRLELYQSRATRAFYSVN, from the coding sequence ATGACGAGCATAGTGAAGGAGATCCTGGCCAGCCCGATTCAGATGGCTGACACGGTCTCCAAGATGGCGGAAGAGGCGCAAAATTTCCGCAGCGATTGCCTCGACATCAAGGCCAAAACCGATAAGCTGGCCGCCCTCCTCCGCCAAGCCGCCAGGAACAGCAACGACTTGTACGAGAGGCCGACGCGCCGGATCATCGAGGACACCGAGCAGGTCCTCGACAAGGCCCTCATTCTCGTCGATAAATGCCGCGCCAACACCTTCATCAAACGCCTCTTCACCATCATCCCCACCACCGCACTCAAAAAAATATCCATGCAGTTGGAAAACTCCATCGGCGACGTCCAGTGGCTCCTCCGCGTCTCCGCCTCCGCAGACGAGCGCGACGACGAGTACCTCGGACTCCCTCCAATCGCCTCCAACGAGCCCATCCTCTGCCTCATCTGGGAACAAATCGCAAACCTCCTCTCAAACGGCTCCGTGGAGGAACGCTCCGACGCCGCAGCCTCCCTTGTTTCCCTGGCTCGCGACAACGACCGTTACGGCAAACTCATCCTGGAAGAAGGCGGCGTTCCCCCTCTTCTAAAACTCTTGAAGGAAGGCAAGTTAGAAGGGCAACAGAACGCAGCAAGAGCCATCGGTTTACTCGGGAAGGATCCAGAGAGCGTGGAGCACATCGTTAACGCCGGCGTTTCCTCCGTGTTCGCCAAAATCCTGAAAGACGGTCACATGAAGGTTCAAATTGAGGTGGCTTGGGCAATTTCTGAATTAGCAGCGAATCACCCAAAGTGCCAAGATCATTTCTCACAGAACAATTGCATAAGGTTGCTGGTTAGCCATCTGGCTTTCGAAACCATTCAAGAGCACAGTAAATACGCCGTTGTCAACAAGCATAAGATGATGAATTCAAATCAGGATCACTTCCCCTCTCATCCCATGGGAGCCAACCAAGCAAGTACACAGATGCAGAATTTGGTTAATGCCGTTAAGGGTAACCAACCCACAGTTCCAGCAATGACGGATCATACCAGTAACATTAACCCAAAGGTGGTTAGTGATGGCGGTGGAAATATGAATATGAATACTATAACAGGGACGAGTAGTATCGGCGGGAGGGAGTATGAGGACCCCAATACTAAGGCGGAGATGAAGGCAATGGCAGCTAGAGCCTTATGGCAGCTCTGTAAAGGAAACCTCTCCATTTGCAACAACATAACAGAATCACGTGCTCTTCTCTGTTTTGCGGTTCTCTTAGAGAAAGGCACGGATGAGCTTCGTAGATACTCAGCTCTGGCCTTGATGGAGATAACTGCCGTGGCAGAGGAACACCCCGATCTCAGACGCTCCGCCTTCAAACCGACTTCCCCGGCGGCCAAAGCCGTGGTGGAGCAGTTCCTCAACGTCATCAAGAAAGGAGACAATAGCGATCTGCTCATACCGTGCGTCAGAGCCGTTGGAAATCTGGCAAGGACGTTCAGAGCCACGGAGACAAGGTTCATAGAGCCGTTGGTGAAGCTTCTAGATGAAAGAGAACCGGAAGTTTCAGTGGAAGCTGTGATTGCGCTTAACAAATTCGCTTGTACGGATAACTTCCTGCACAACACGCGCAGCGCCATAATCGAAGCTGGTGGCGCAAAGCACTTGGTCCAGCTGGTTTATTTCGCCGAGCAGTCGGTGCAGATTCCTTCGGTGATTCTTTTGTGTTATGTGGCGTTGCATGTGCCCAAGAGTGAGGCTCTTGCGCAAGAAGATGTTCCTATTGTTCTTGAATGGTGCACCAAGCAGGGGCATTTGATGGCTGACCCTGACATCGAAGCGCTCTTGCCAGAAGCAAAGAGCCGCTTGGAACTCTATCAATCAAGAGCAACAAGGGCATTCTATTCTgttaattaa